GACCGCAAGGCGATTTGGTCGGAGCGGAGGACCGCCCCGAGTTCAATCCGCAGGAAGTTCCTTTTGGCATGGTACCCTGCCCGGGTGGAACCTTCCACATGGGACAAACAGACCAGGACATTTCAGCTTCCATGGTCAACATGAACAAGCAGGTGACTATCGCCGGCTTCTACATGGATGAGACGGAGATTACTAACAATGAGTACCGTCAATTCATGAACGCCATCCGTCAGGACTCTATTGACGTGCTGGGCGAGGAATATGTGATGACGGAGCTTTATCCTGATACGACCGTCTGGGTTCGGGACTTCACTTACCACATGGGTGACCCGCTGATGGAGTATTACTACACCCACCCTGCTTTCGACGATTATCCCGTAGTAGGAGTGGATTGGTTCGCTGCCAAGTATTTCTGCAATTGGCGCACCAAGAACAAGAATGCTGCTAACGCTGAAGCTGGTTTGGCTCCTACGCCTAACTTCCGCCTGCCTTCTGAGGCTGAGTGGGAATACGCTGCCCGCGGTGGTCGTGACCTTGCTACCTATCCTTGGGGTGGACCTTACCTGCGCAACTCGAAGGGCTGCATGCTGGCTAACTTCAAGCCCGGCCGCGGTGACTACGCCAGCGACGGTTATGCTTACACGGCTCCAGTAGGCGCTTTCTTCCCTAATGACTTCGGCCTGTATGACATGTCAGGCAACGTATCCGAGTGGTGCGATGATGCCTACATGGAAGCTTCGGTGCCGGTGGTATGGGATATGAACCCTACCAACCCTGATGACAACGAGCCTCGCAAAGTAGTGCGTGGTGGCTCTTGGAAAGACATCTCTTACTTCTTGGAAACGGGCACTCGCAACTTTGAGTACCAAGATTCCGCTCGCTCTTACATTGGTTTCCGCACTGCTATGATCCAGATTGGATCGGCTTTGTAAGGAAACTAATACCCACACCCTCCCTCGCTTTTACATCATCACTCAACAAATTCTTTCAATTCAAATTCAAATGGCAGCAAAAGGCGGTAGTTTCCTGTATGACGTGGTTATGCCCAAGGTGTACGGCATCGGGGCCGCAGTCGTAATCGTCGGGGCTTTGTTTAAAATTCAGCACTGGGATGGCGCTAGCGAAATGCTTATCGTTGGTCTCGGCACTGAAGCATTGATTTTCCTACTCAGCGCATTTCAACCTACTTCACACGAACCTGATTGGTCATTGGTTTACCCCGAGTTGAGCGAAGGATACGATCCTTCAACGGGTAACAAGAGCTTCGCGGCTACGGATAACAACAGCAAGGGCTTGACCAAGAAGCTGGACGACATGCTGAAGGACGCCAACGTAACGCCCGAAGCTATTTCTTCCCTGGGCGCTGGCCTGAATCGTCTGTCGACGACCACGCAGCAGCTTTCCTCGCTGGGCGATGCTACGAATGCTACTGAAGAGTACACGACCAAAGTTCGTTCGGCTGCTCAGTCGCTGGAGCGCATCAACGATGCTTACTCGAACACGGTAGAAGCCATCACCGCTATGTCGAGTGCTACGGCTGATGCTCGTGAGTACCACCTGCAGGTACAGAACGTAACCAAAAACCTGGGCGCTCTGAATGCAGTGTACGAAATGGAGCTGCAGGATGCCAATACGCACCTGAAATCCATGAACAAATTCTATGGTACCCTGAGCCAGGCCATGGAAAACCTGACCGAAGCTGGCAAAGAAACCGACCAGTTCAAGCAGGAAGTAACTCAGTTGACCAGCAACTTGGGTTCATTGAACCGGGTGTATGGCAACATGCTCAACGCTATGCGTGCTACCAGCTAATCATAGCGTAGCAATAGTTTCCGTCCAATACATATAGACTAGGCACGACCACGATGGCGGGAGGAAAAGAAACTCCAAGGCAGAAGATGATTGGCATGATGTACCTGGTACTGACTGCTCTTCTAGCCCTTCAAGTAAACTCAGCAATACTGCTCAAATTCAAGTTCCTCGACGACAGCCTTTCTGCTATCAACAATAAGGTTTCGAAGTCGAACGATGGTACGGTAAAAGGCATCCAGGCGCAGGTTGAGAAAAACCGCAACCAAGCTGGAGACCTAGCTGTGCTGAAACAAAGCGAAGAAATTCGCAAGACGACCCAGGACATGATTGCCTACTTGGGCACTGTTCGCGAAAAGCTCCTGACTGCCACTGAAAACAAGGGCAAGAATGAGTTCAAGAATATGAGTGCCGAGGATAAAGTCGCTAGCACCATGCTGGGCGGCAAAAGAGACGGTCTGGCTTACGATATGAAGAACAAGCTCAACACTTATTCTTCGTACATCGGCAAATTCGTTCCTGGTATTGCTCCTCTGGCACTCGATGCCAAGGACGATCCGATGGTTACTGACAAAGAACAGCGTAACAAGAACTTCGCTGAACTGAACTTCGAAAACACTCCAGTAGTAGCTGCTCTGGCTACTCTGGCCCAGAAAGAAGCTGAAGTTCTGAAGTACGAGTCGGATGCTCTGGCTGCACAGTCGGCTAAAGTTGGTGGCAATATCATCGTGTTCGACAAAGTAGGTGCTTTTGCCAGTGCTGAGTCGAATACAGTAGCTGCTGGTACTAAGTACAAAGCAGAGCTGTTCCTGACGGCTTCGGCTACCGGTCTGAAACCTTCGATGACCCTGAACGGCAGCCCGCTGGCAGTTGGTCCCGATGGCAAAGGCAAAGTTGAATTCACGGCTCGTCCTGGCTCGTTTGATGCCGCTGGCAATGCCAAAGCCCAGTGGACTGGCACTATCCGCTTCAAGCAGAATGGCCGCGACACGACCTTTAAAGTGACGGTTCCTTACACGGTGACCAAGCCTGTAATGCAGATTCAGTCCGCTTCGGTACAGGCTCTGTATTTCAAGTGCGGCAATAAGCTAAGTGTACAAGTACCCGCTCTGGGTGCCCAGTACAAGCCAGGCTTCTCGGCTTCCGGCGCTTCGGTTATCAGCGGTGCTAAAACGGGCGAAGTAACCTTGGTGCCTAACTCGCGCGAAGTAACTCTGAGCGTGAGCAGCGGCGGCAACGCCATCGGCTCACAGACCTTCCAGGTTCGTCCGATTCCTAAGCCTGAGATTAAGTGCATCGTAGGTGGCCGTGAGGCTAACGAAAAGCAGGGGACACCCATCACGGCGGTCCGTAACATGAGCCTGAAAGCTGTACCGGACGCTGGTTTCGCCACCTTCCTGCCTGATGATGCTCGTTACCGCGTAACTCGTTACGAAGTGACTCTGGTTCGTGGTAAGCGTCCCGCTATTCCGACCCGCACCATCAACGGCCCCGAGGCAAACTTGAACGACGTAGTAAACTCGGCCCGCGAAGGCGACCGTCTTTACATCGAAGTGAAAGAAGTTCGTCGTTTGAACTTCCAGGATCAGCAGGAAGAAGTAAACGTAGCGAAGCAGTTCAATATTCCGTTGCTGTAAGCGTTATTCTTCTGAACTAACCGCAGCGCTTTTTTGATTACCACGGTATGAACAAATTCCTCTCCTTCGCCGCTTTGGCGGCCAGCCTGACGCTGTCGGTCTCAGCATCGGCTCAGGAACAAGCTACGACCGCCAGCAGCAACGGCTCGTACCGCCCGATCCCAAATTCGGACATTATGTTCCGGAAAACGATCTGGCGTGCGGTTGACCTTCGCGAAAAGCAGAACAAGCCCATGTTCTCGGAAGGCAAAGAAATCAGCCGGGTAATTTTGGAAGCAGTGAAGCGTGGCGAACTCCAGGCCTACCGCAATGACTCGCTGACGTCTACCTTTAATGCTTCGGAAGTATCAGGTCGGATGTCGTATGTAGAGGCTAGCGCCGGTCTAAGCGACGAAGAGAAAGCTGCTGGTTTTACCGACGAAACCTCTGATGATGGCTGGGGTGCCAAGCCTTCCAAAAAGGGCAAAGGCAAAACGGCTGCGAAGCCTAAAGCTCCCGCTGCTCCGCCAAGCTACGAGTACCGCTATAAGGACTTGTATCAGATGGAATTGAAAGAGGATATGATCTTTGACAAGAAACGGTCACGGATGTATCATGACATCAAAACCGTCACGCTGCTGGTTCCTTCCACGCTGAGCTCGAACGTATCCGGTATTGAAACTCCAATTGGGACTTTTAAATACAGCGACTTGGTACGCGTATTCCGGGCTAATCCAGATAAGGCTATCTGGTTTAACTCGCAGAACGATGCCCAGCACAAGAACTTGGCTGATGCTTTCGAATTGTGGCTGTTCAACTCCTACATCGTAAAGGTTTCGAACCCGAACGACTCACGTCTGGATGAAGTATATGGCGGGCCGCAGCAGGGTATCCTGGCTGCTCAGCAAGCCGCTTCCGACCTGATTGAGTACGAGTACAACCTGTGGAGCTTCTAAGTCAACCATAGGTCGAATAAAAAAGCCCCTGCCTCACTGGCAGGGGCTTTTTTATTGTCCTTGGTTGGGTATTTACTCGGCGGAGGAATTGGTTTCAGCAGCTTCCTGCTCACTAAAATAGTTGAGCAAAATACGAGCCTTCGCTTTACCTACTTCTTCAATCAGTTGTGCTTCGGTCAGCTCTTTGATCTTCTTTACCGACTTAAACTTGGTCAGCAGCTTCTCCGCAGTGACGGGCCCCAGACCCTTTACGTCCGTCAGCTCCGTTTTGAGCGTGGCGGCGTCGCGGCGGCTACGGTGGAAGGTGATGCCGAAGCGGTGCACTTCGTCGCGCATGCGTTGAAACAGGCGCAATGATTCGCTCTTTTTATCGATATAGAGCGGTAGCGGGTCGTTGGGAACATAAATCTCCTCCAAGCGCTTGGCAATGCCGATGACGGGAATCTGACCCCAAAGGTTCAGGTCTTTTAGGGCTTTGACAGCCATGCTAAGCTGGCCTTTGCCACCATCGACGATGACTAGCTGGGGTAGGGAGGCACCTTCGTCCACCAAACGCCGATAGCGCCGCGTGACGACTTCGTACATCGAATCAAAGTCGTTGGGGCCCACCACCGTTTTGATGTGGTAGTGGCGGTAGTCTTTCTTACTAGGCTTAGCATTGCGGAAACATACCATGGCAGCCACCGGATTGTCGCCCTGGAAGTTGGAGTTGTCGAAGCATTCAATGTGCTTAGGCAGCTCAGTGAGGCGTAGATCCTTCTTGATGGTTTCCATGATGCGTACCTCGTTGAGATCTTTGGACCGGTCGTTCATACTTTCCTTCTCCTTACGCAGGTACATAACGTTCTTAATGGAAAGCTCCAGCAGCTTACGCTTGTCGCCAATTTGAGGGACGGTGACCGTCGCATTGGCAATGGGCAGCTCGGGCAGAGCCACATTGACCAGGATTTCGCGCGACTGACTTTCGAACTCCTCCCGCATCTGCATAATCATCGGGGCCAGGATTTCAGGATCGGTTTCGTCGAGCTTTTTCTGCACTTCCACTGATTGGGTCAGGATAATGGCCCCGTTCATCACCTTCAGGTAGTTGATAAAGGCGCTTTTCTCATTAGCAGCAATGCTGAAAACGTCGATATTGGACAGTGAAGCATTGACCACTGTTGACTTGGCCTGGAACTCGTCAAGTCGGTCGAGCTTCTGCTTAAAAGAATGGGCCAGTTCGAACTGCTGGTCCTGGGCGGCGGCCATCATCTTCTCCTTGAAGTAGGCCTTGGGTACGCTCAGGTTACCGCTCAAAATATTGCGTATCTGCTGGATGTTCTGGTTGTAGGATTCCTCATCCACTAGACCTTCACACGGACCTTTGCAGTTGCCCAAATGATATTCCAGGCACACTTTAAACTTGCCGGCCGCTACGTTTTCGGGCGAGAGGTTATAGGTGCAGGTACGGAGGGGGTAGAGGGCCCGGATCAGCTCCAGCAGGATGTTCATCGCCGTCAGGTTGGCGTACGGACCATAGTAGCGCGAGCCGTCGTTGATTTTCTTGCGCGTGGGCAGCAGACGCGGAAAACGCTCGTTGGTCAGGCAGAGGTAGGGATAGGTTTTACCATCCTTCAGCAGAATGTTGTATTTGGGCTGATTCTGCTTGATAAGGTTATTTTCCAGCAGAAATGCGTCGGACTCACTATCCACGATAGTGAATTCGATACGCTTGATGTTGCGCACCAGCTGCTGGGTCTTCTTGTTGTGGTCCTGCTTATTGAAGTAGCTGCTGACCCGCTTGCGGATATCGATGGCCTTGCCGACGTAGATAATGCCTTCGTCGTCAAAGAATTTGTAGATGCCCGGCCGGTGGGGCAGGTGCCGGATTTGTTCTTGCAGATGGTCTTTGGCAGCCATAGGAAAATAGGACAGGAGCGGAGTACGGATTTAACTCCTAAAACAAAGCAGAGGTTGGGATAATTCGGTTGAGCAAGGATAGTGCATGCCGAGCGACAAAACGCAACGTGGCAGACGGAAACCGCCTGCCACGTTGAATTCGAACTCTTGTAGGAGTTTCCGACGCGGTTAAATATCTTCCTCGTCGATATCCTGTAAGTCGGTTTGGTTAAGCTTCTGGTCGTAGGGAATCGTGTCACGCTGCCCGCCATAGTAGCGGCTGCAGTCGATTTCGATGGACAGCGGCTGCTCGGGCTTGGGGAAGGGGCTGGTGCTGACGCCGATGCTCTTATCGGCGTAGACCTTGCGCATAAACAGGCCGTAGATGGGCAAGGCGGCCCGGGCGCCCTGGCCGTAGGAGCCGTTGCGGAAGTGAATGCTCCGGTCTTCACCGCCGACCCACATGCCGCATACCAGATCCGGCGTGATGCCCATAAACCAGGCGTCGGAGTAGTTGCTGGTAGTACCGGTTTTGGCCCCGATTTCGTACGGAAACTTGAAGCCGGTTTTCAGGATAACCGAGGTACCGCCCTGCTCCGTAGTGGAGGCTTGCAGCATATAGGTCATCAGGTAAGCTGTTTCCTCGCTGAGAGCTTCGCGCGTTTGGGGCACGAATTCGCGGAGTACGTTGCCGTTCTTGTCCTCGATGCGCGTTACCATCATCGGAGCCGTCCAGACGCCCTTGTTCACAAAGGTGCTGTAGGCCCCGCTCAGTTCGTAGATGCTCACATCACTGGAGCCGAAGCCCACGGCCGGCACGGCCTCGATGGGGGAGGTGATGCCAAGGCGCTTGGCATACGATACCACCGTTTCGGGTCCTAGTTTCTGCACCAGCCAGGCTGTAATGGAGTTCATAGAACGGGCTAGGGCTTGCCGCAGCGTAAAGGTGCGGCCCGAGAACCCGCCTTCGAAGTTTTTGGGCGTGTAGGGTGCTCGGCCGGCTACGGGCGGAAACGTGGTAGCAATATCGGGGCGCTGGTAGCAAGGCGAGTAGCCCTGGTCGATAGCAGCCGTGTACACAATCGGCTTGAACGTGGAACCCGGCTGCCGCTTGCCCTGCTTCACGTGGTCATACTTGAAGTACTTGAAGTTGGTACCGCCTACCCAGGCCTTGATTTGCCCGTTGAGCGGGTTCATGGCCATAAAGCCGGCATGCAGGTAGCGTTTGTAGTAGGCTAGGGAGTCGAGGGGCGACATCATGACTTCCTTTTCACCCTTCCAGGAGAAGACCATCATCTTGTACTTCTTCTTCAGATAGTAATTGATGGAGTCCTTGTTGCCCTCAAAACGGTTGTCGAGGGAGCGGTACCGCTCGGTGCGCCGGATAGCAGTTTGCAGAAAGTTAGGAATGATTTTGCCGTTTTCGTCGCGCCAGGGCAGCTGGCCTTTCCAGTGCGCGTCGAACATCTTCTGCTGTTGCTTCATGTGCTCGGCCACCGCTGATTCGGCGTATTTCTGCATCCGAGAATCAACGGTAGTATATATTTTCAGGCCGTCGGCATACAGGTCGTGGTCGGTTTCCTTGGCCCATTGCAGCAGCGCCTTGCTGACCTCGGCGCGGAAGTATGGCGCAATGCCTTTATTCGAGTTTTCGACGCTGTAGTGTAGCACAATGGGTTTGGCCACGGCAGCGGCATAGGCAGGCTCCTCAATGAAGGCGTATTTCTTCATCTGGCCCAATACCCAGTCGCGGCGGCGCTTGGAGCGTTCCGGGTTACGAACCGGGTTAAACCAGGACGGGCCGTTGACCAATCCCACCAGCAGCGCTGATTCTTCTAGGTTGAGCTTGCGCGGCTGTTTGTTGAAGAACGTCTTGGCCGCTACGTTAATACCGAAGGCATTGGACCCAAATTCGGCCGTATTGAGGTACATGCGCAGGATTTCGCGCTTGGTATAGTTACGCTCCAACTGCACGGCCACAATCCACTCCTTGGTCTTAATAATGAGCGTGCGCAGGCCCGGGACCTGGCTCAGGCGTCCGTCATTGAGGTCTTCACGGGTGCGGAACAGCATCTTGGCCAGCTGCTGCGTCAGGGTGCTGGAGCCGCGCCGTACGTTACCTTTCACCATGTAGTAGGGAATGGCTGCCAAGCCCTTGAAGTCGATACCGGAGTGGCCTTCGAAGCGCACGTCCTCGGTGGCAATCAGGCCATCTATCAGGGCCTGAGGCAGGTCTTCGTAATCGGCGGGTGTGCGGTTTTCCCGGAAATACTTGCCCATCAGTACCCCGTCGGCCGAATAGATTTCGGAAGCCAGTTCGCTCTTCGGGTTTTCCAGCGTCTTGAGGTTGGGCATGCGCCCAAACAGGTTCAGGAAGTTGACGCTAACAGCCAGAATATACAGAATCAGGCCCAAGACGCCGCCCCCGAATAAAAACCAGAGAGTGCGGGTAAGACCCGTAAAACGGCCTGGGCGTTGCGGTTTGCGGGTATTCTTGGACTTGGTGGCGGGGTAAGCCATTTATTGAATGTTGAATTTTGAGTGCTGAATTCTGAACTGAGCTCGTCCGACGCCGCCGAACAAGTCTTTACTCAGAATTCAGTACTCAGAATTATTTATAGGTCTTCTCGTAGAAGCGCTGATACTCTTCTACGTCCTTGCTTTGCAGCAGCAGCGGGAGGTTATCAATACCGATAATGACAGTTTGGTAACCCGCACCCCGCAATTTGGCCAACGGCGACTGGGGCCCGCGCAGCTTCAGGGCGTAGCTCTGGGCTACTTTGGCGCCCGGCAATGATTGTACCACCACCAGGTCCATATTGTCGCCGAGCACTACCTGCTGTACCTGCAAATTATTGACGCGGTAGAAGCGGTTGTTGTAGGTCGCCAGCTGCGCCGGCAGTTCCTGGGTGGGCGCAGCTCCTTTCGGGAAAGCCAGTACCACCGCGTGCCCAGCTGTAAGATTGGCGGCATAAGGTGTAGCTGGTTTAACCGGGGCCGCGGGCAGAGTCGTTGGCTCAGGTGCCTTTGTTGTAGCAGGTGCAGGCGCTGCGGGTGCGGCAGCAGTTGGCTCAGGTGCAGGCGCTGGCGTTTTAGCGGCGGCCGCTGCTGCTGCCGCTATTTCCCTTTTGGTGAGCGTCCGGTTCGTCTTAGGATCCTTGTTAGTTGGTGCCTTGGGTTCGGGCGTTACACTGGGTGCCACTGTAGCAGGCGTTGTAGTCGGGGTTGGTACTGGCTGCGACGCAGGCGCAGGAACCACGGAAGGAACTGGTACGGTGGGAGCGGGGGCGGCGGGCGGAGTTGCTGGGATAGTCGGAGCGGGCTTTACCAGGGAGGCCGGAGTTTCATCGGGGGCAAAGAGGATGCGCATCCGGTTTTCAACCTCTCCGGGCCGAAACATAGAAACTACCGGCTTGTCGGTAGACGCCAGGGCTCCGGCAATCTGTCCTTCTTCGTAGCGTTTGTAGCTAGCCAGCAGGTCGCGCGCCTGCCCGGCCAGCGGACTTTCCGGGTAATCTTTCTGGAACTTCTCCACGGCCAGCTTCGCGGCAGCCGGGGGCTGGGTCCGGATAACCAACAGGGTGTTCAGGTATGCTACCCGGTCGTTCAGGTCACTTACTGGGTTCTGCTTTTTGCTTCGGGCCAATACGGCCGTCGCCTTTTTGAACTCCTGCTTTTTGTAGAACGCAAATGCCGAGTCGAGCTGCACAGCCACCTGCTCATTGGCCAGGGAAGTACGCCGCAGATATTCCGGGTCGGCTACCAGGCGGGCGTACGACGAGTTCGGATATTCCTGACGCAGGCGCTGGGCGTATGCCTCCGCTTTGGGGTCGTTCAGTTCCTTATAAATCAGGTAGAGACTGTAGAAAACCTCTGGGGAGTGCTTGCTCTGCGGAAAACGCGTCACCAGCTTCTCGTAGGTTTCGGCGGCACGCGCCTGCTCCTTTAGTTGCTGGCTGTAAATAGCGCCCAAGGCAAACAGAGCCTCTTCCACCTGCTTCTGCGAAGCTTGCATCTGGGCCTCGGTCAGGGGCAGGTTCTGGCGGTAGGTGGCGGCCAGTTGCCGGGCCTGGGCGGCCGGGTCAGCGGCGGCCGACAGCGTAGCGCCTTCCACCGGGTTGACCCGGGTGCTACTTCCGCCCGCAATGGACAGCGGCACGTTGCCGCCCTGCGCCGTAGCCGGCGACGAGGAAATCTGGCTGCTGGTCCGCCAGTTGTCCTGCAATTGCCGGTCACCCCAGCGCCGGACGAATTCCGCTTTAGCCGTGCTCAGCGCCGTGGGGTTATCGAAGTAGAAAAGTGCGCCACCAGCCCCATTTGCCAAGGCCAGCGGGTCCACATTAGAGTCACCGGGCCGCAGGGCACTCACGCCACTGGCCGCTTGCTGCTCAATCCGGGCCGCACGTTCCTGCTGGGCGGCTATGCGGTCAGCTTCCTGCTTACGGGCTGTTATTTCGGCCGTAGCAAAGGTCAGGAGCTGGGTGCGCAGCGCGGCCGAGTCCAGCCGAGCCAGGGCCTGCAAGCTGTCCTGGGTTTCGATGGTAGTAATCTGCTTGGCGAATTCTTTTAGAATGTCGCTCCGTTCGGCCGTAGCGGCGTATTCGGGGGCCGCCCGGTCCATGTTTTGCACGGTGCTGTCGTAGTAGGCGGCGGCCAGCCGGTACTTCTGCAGGTTCTCGTAGTAAATGCGACCCGACAGCAGATAGGTGTAGGACTTCTGCGCCCGGTTGGCGCTATTGGCTCGGGAAGCTTTGCGCAGCAGAGCCAAGGCCTTGTCGTACTGCTGCTGCCGATATTCCAGCCGCGCCATTTCGTAGTATATCTTGTCGGTATACTCCTTGTTCTTGGTGTCCTTAAGCAGCTTGGCAAAATATTTATCCAGGCGGGCCCGGTCGTTGGCGTTCAGGTCCGAAACTTGGCCCAGCATCAGCTTCGAGAAAAAGTCTAGCTCGTAGGGCGGATTCTTCTTCAGAATCTTATTCAGTTGCGCATAGGCATCCTTGTCCTGCCCGTTGGCCTGGTAGAGCTGGGCCAGAATGTAGCGCGTGCGTGACTGCTCGTTTTTGGGCGAGATGTAAGGAATGGCTTTCTCCAGGTTGACGATGGCTTGTTTCTGGTCGCCGGTCAGCAAAAAATACTCGGCCCGGGTCAAAAACAGCTCCCGGGCATTCTGCTCTACGCCTTGCTCTTTGTCGAGAATATCCGAAACGGCGGCAGCGTTGTCATATTCCTTCAGCGCCAGAAACGTACGCATCAGCCAGATCAGGGCCTCGTGCTTGGCATTGACGTCCTTGCTGGTCGTGTTGACGTACTTGAAGGTCTTGCCTGCGTCTTCGTACTCCTTCTTATAATAGCGCGCCTTGCCGATAACCAGGTAGCTGTCATCGGTCCAGTCGGAGCCGGGGCGGTGCTGAATCGGCAGCGAAGCTTTTTTAATAATGTCGTCCAGGTCGGCCGTTACGCGGCCCACGGTAGCATCGTCCAGGGTCGGAAACAGCGGCAGCACCCGATTGTAGTCGTTGATGCGGGCCTTATATAAAGTCTCCTCGGTAGCCCGCAGCTTCTCGCGGGCCAGGAAAAAGCCATTGTCGCGGGCCACGATGTTCTCGTAGGTACGGCCCACCACGGACTTACGTTCCGAAGAGCAGGCCGCCACGCCCAGCAGCAGGGCAACCGGGGCAATAAGCAGGCGGAAAAGCGGATACTTTGTCAAAGCAGATAGTAGGGTCGAGGCCTGGGGTAGCAGATTTAAACGCGCATCCTCCGCCGATTCGTTCGCTCGGGCAGCACGCGCTGCCTCTACAACGCAGCACTTTGGGTAAAATTACGGTTTTTCCGTAGCCACCACCGTTTGCCTGCGTATCTGGCAAGTCGGCTGGCCGTCAGTGCCCGGAAAATCAATACTTTCGCACCCCCAAACCTGCTCCTGCCATGGCCGACGTCCCACCCAAGCCCCAAAACTCCAACGAAACCGACCGGCTGCGGGCCTTCGCCAAATACTCCGGCCTGGCCTTTCAGATGCTGGCTATAATAGGAGTGTGTGCCTGGGCCGGCATCAAGCTCGACGAGTACGTTCACAACGACAAGCCCTGGTACACCATTGGCCTGATGGTGTTCGGCCTGATTGCGGCCACCTACCAGGTCATCCGCTCCCTTTCCCGCAACGAATAAGCCCAAGCCGTGACGTTTCTTCGCAACTTTTTGATTTTCTGCGCCATCATCTGGGCCATCATGTACGGCCTGCAGATG
Above is a genomic segment from Hymenobacter cellulosivorans containing:
- the porW gene encoding type IX secretion system periplasmic lipoprotein PorW/SprE; this translates as MTKYPLFRLLIAPVALLLGVAACSSERKSVVGRTYENIVARDNGFFLAREKLRATEETLYKARINDYNRVLPLFPTLDDATVGRVTADLDDIIKKASLPIQHRPGSDWTDDSYLVIGKARYYKKEYEDAGKTFKYVNTTSKDVNAKHEALIWLMRTFLALKEYDNAAAVSDILDKEQGVEQNARELFLTRAEYFLLTGDQKQAIVNLEKAIPYISPKNEQSRTRYILAQLYQANGQDKDAYAQLNKILKKNPPYELDFFSKLMLGQVSDLNANDRARLDKYFAKLLKDTKNKEYTDKIYYEMARLEYRQQQYDKALALLRKASRANSANRAQKSYTYLLSGRIYYENLQKYRLAAAYYDSTVQNMDRAAPEYAATAERSDILKEFAKQITTIETQDSLQALARLDSAALRTQLLTFATAEITARKQEADRIAAQQERAARIEQQAASGVSALRPGDSNVDPLALANGAGGALFYFDNPTALSTAKAEFVRRWGDRQLQDNWRTSSQISSSPATAQGGNVPLSIAGGSSTRVNPVEGATLSAAADPAAQARQLAATYRQNLPLTEAQMQASQKQVEEALFALGAIYSQQLKEQARAAETYEKLVTRFPQSKHSPEVFYSLYLIYKELNDPKAEAYAQRLRQEYPNSSYARLVADPEYLRRTSLANEQVAVQLDSAFAFYKKQEFKKATAVLARSKKQNPVSDLNDRVAYLNTLLVIRTQPPAAAKLAVEKFQKDYPESPLAGQARDLLASYKRYEEGQIAGALASTDKPVVSMFRPGEVENRMRILFAPDETPASLVKPAPTIPATPPAAPAPTVPVPSVVPAPASQPVPTPTTTPATVAPSVTPEPKAPTNKDPKTNRTLTKREIAAAAAAAAKTPAPAPEPTAAAPAAPAPATTKAPEPTTLPAAPVKPATPYAANLTAGHAVVLAFPKGAAPTQELPAQLATYNNRFYRVNNLQVQQVVLGDNMDLVVVQSLPGAKVAQSYALKLRGPQSPLAKLRGAGYQTVIIGIDNLPLLLQSKDVEEYQRFYEKTYK
- a CDS encoding AtpZ/AtpI family protein encodes the protein MADVPPKPQNSNETDRLRAFAKYSGLAFQMLAIIGVCAWAGIKLDEYVHNDKPWYTIGLMVFGLIAATYQVIRSLSRNE